A genome region from Euphorbia lathyris chromosome 4, ddEupLath1.1, whole genome shotgun sequence includes the following:
- the LOC136226072 gene encoding telomere repeat-binding protein 3 isoform X2: MLKDMVLKKRQDYGFNGFHVPYVPRAPRSARRGLQNKKVEDSQICAFELLASLAGKLLQESESSSASSNASETNDQRAIGDDVVKMEEDENRLLKTECLDQGSCEESVFAPAIASSDGDRKCILKKSPQAESDSILEHSSAITNSDSSEKVSSDVKSTISKSKTSGGSFNCKVEGVSPISGEYRDGCMENGFNKQLGVDGTGTGGLSNDKTSSLKDSIDLCMKFPASINSDSNVKLPSCRDPVSNASILRLRNDSKLGIRDDDENLSRCNKPGTKPRTFRHPSRIGERRLRKLLTSKYWKVAPKLKDCDLSKVAYLEGGVKPFYRKRKICYGRERYQHDNLYKRRKFSDHSLAVTSDGGFSSESVCNSPLKGMNVDKNVSENAASSSMIGRQPSSHSKDSHVKFSIKSFRIPELFIEVPENATVGSLKRTVMDTVTAILGGGLRVGVLLHGKKVRDDNRTLSQTGITSEENLDTLGFTLEPCSVQPPPPVCTEDPPLPLSCDTSQLLLRSAAAPVLNSGISEALPDPPTLTTSVNTVDSNNELLPSPTDKLTDKTFSDSRALVAVPPVSVEALAVVPVNQKARRSELVQRRTRRPFSVTEVEALVEAVEELGTGRWRDVKLRSFENADHRTYVDLKDKWKTLVHTAKIAPQQRRGEPVPQELLDRVLAAHAYWSQHQAKQHSKNQAAVMKITEVHGCVGRSGVEGRYSSDMM, encoded by the exons ATGCTTAAAGATATGGTGCTGAAGAAGAGGCAAGACTATGGATTTAATGGCTTCCACGTTCCTTATGTTCCTCGGGCTCCTAGATCTGCAAGA AGGGGCCTGCAGAACAAGAAAGTTGAAGACAGTCAAATATGTGCTTTTGAATTACTCGCTTCTTTAGCTGGTAAACTGCTACAGGAGAGTGAAAGTTCTTCTGCTTCTAGCAATGCATCGGAAACAAATGATCAGCGTGCAATTGGCGATGATGTTGTtaaaatggaagaagatgaaaatAGATTGCTAAAAACAGAGTGCCTTGATCAGGGAAGCTGTGAGGAAAGTGTTTTTGCTCCTGCAATTGCATCTTCAGATGGCGATCGGAAGTGCATTCTAAAGAAATCTCCACAAGCTGAGAGTGATTCCATTCTTGAGCACTCCTCAGCAATTACAAACTCTGATTCCTCGGAGAAAGTTAGTAGCGATGTGAAGTCTACAATTTCCAAAAGCAAGACTTCTGGTGGCAGTTTTAATTGTAAAGTAGAGGGTGTTTCTCCTATTTCTGGGGAATATAGAGATGGTTGTATGGAGAATGGATTCAACAAGCAGTTAGGGGTTGATGGTACGGGGACTGGAGGTTTGTCTAACGATAAGACGTCCAGTTTAAAGGACTCCATTGACTTATGTATGAAATTCCCTGCATCGATCAATTCAGACAGTAATGTCAAATTGCCATCGTGCAGGGACCCAGTTTCTAACGCCTCTATTTTAAGGCTTAGAAACGATAGTAAATTAGGTATTAGAGATGATGACGAAAACTTATCTAGGTGTAATAAACCTGGCACAAAGCCAAGGACATTTAGGCATCCGTCCCGAATCGGGGAACGGCGATTAAGGAAATTATTGACATCTAAATATTGGAAAGTAGCACCAAAATTGAAGGACTGTGACCTTTCTAAAGTTG CTTATTTAGAAGGTGGAGTGAAGCCTTTTTACCGAAAAAGGAAAATTTGTTACGGTCGTGAAAGATACCAACATGACAATCTTTATAAAAGGAGAAAATTCTCTGACCATAGCTTAGCTGTGACATCTGATGGAGGGTTTAGCAGTGAGAGTGTTTGCAACTCACCTCTAAAAGGAATGAATGTAGACAAAAATGTCTCAG AAAATGCGGCATCCTCTTCAATGATTGGTCGTCAGCCTTCTTCTCATTCCAAGGATTCTCATG TGAAGTTCAGCATAAAGTCCTTCAGGATACCTGAACTTTTCATTGAGGTTCCTGAAAACGCAACCGTTGGTTCGTTGAAG AGGACAGTTATGGATACTGTAACAGCCATACTTGGAGGTGGATTACGTGTCGGCGTTCTTCTTCATGGGAAGAAAGTTAGGGATGACAACAGAACCTTATCACAGACCGGTATCACTTCCGAAGAGAATCTTGACACACTGGGTTTCACATTGGAACCCTGTAGTGTCCAACCCCCTCCACCTGTTTGCACTGAAGATCCTCCGCTTCCATTATCATGTGACACGTCTCAACTTCTGTTGAG GTCTGCAGCTGCTCCTGTTTTAAACTCAGGAATTTCTGAGGCCTTACCTGATCCTCCTACACTGACTACCTCAGTCAATACTGTCGATAGCAATAACGAACTACTTCCCTCACCTACTGACAAATTAACCGACAAAACATTCTCAGATTCCAGAGCTCTAGTTGCAGTTCCACCAGTGAGCGTTGAGGCACTCGCTGTGGTTCCTGTAAACCAGAAAGCTAGGCGATCTGAACTTGTACAGCGTCGAACCAGGAGACCATTTTCTGTGACAGAAGTAGAAGCACTAGTCGAGGCAGTTGAAGAACTCGGAACTGGAAG ATGGCGTGATGTCAAGTTGCGATCTTTCGAAAATGCAGACCATCGAACATATGTCGACTTGAAG GATAAATGGAAGACGCTGGTGCACACGGCTAAGATAGCACCGCAGCAGCGAAGGGGCGAGCCAGTGCCGCAGGAGCTGTTGGACAGAGTCCTGGCGGCTCACGCGTACTGGTCGCAACACCAAGCAAAGCAACACAGCAAGAATCAGGCAGCTGTTATGAAGATAACAGAGGTCCATGGTTGTGTTGGTAGAAGTGGGGTTGAAGGAAGGTATTCATCTGATATGATGTAA
- the LOC136226072 gene encoding telomere repeat-binding protein 3 isoform X1 encodes MTVKKCGQCTMLKDMVLKKRQDYGFNGFHVPYVPRAPRSARRGLQNKKVEDSQICAFELLASLAGKLLQESESSSASSNASETNDQRAIGDDVVKMEEDENRLLKTECLDQGSCEESVFAPAIASSDGDRKCILKKSPQAESDSILEHSSAITNSDSSEKVSSDVKSTISKSKTSGGSFNCKVEGVSPISGEYRDGCMENGFNKQLGVDGTGTGGLSNDKTSSLKDSIDLCMKFPASINSDSNVKLPSCRDPVSNASILRLRNDSKLGIRDDDENLSRCNKPGTKPRTFRHPSRIGERRLRKLLTSKYWKVAPKLKDCDLSKVAYLEGGVKPFYRKRKICYGRERYQHDNLYKRRKFSDHSLAVTSDGGFSSESVCNSPLKGMNVDKNVSENAASSSMIGRQPSSHSKDSHVKFSIKSFRIPELFIEVPENATVGSLKRTVMDTVTAILGGGLRVGVLLHGKKVRDDNRTLSQTGITSEENLDTLGFTLEPCSVQPPPPVCTEDPPLPLSCDTSQLLLRSAAAPVLNSGISEALPDPPTLTTSVNTVDSNNELLPSPTDKLTDKTFSDSRALVAVPPVSVEALAVVPVNQKARRSELVQRRTRRPFSVTEVEALVEAVEELGTGRWRDVKLRSFENADHRTYVDLKDKWKTLVHTAKIAPQQRRGEPVPQELLDRVLAAHAYWSQHQAKQHSKNQAAVMKITEVHGCVGRSGVEGRYSSDMM; translated from the exons ATGACAGTGAAGAAATGTGGGCAGTGTACTATGCTTAAAGATATGGTGCTGAAGAAGAGGCAAGACTATGGATTTAATGGCTTCCACGTTCCTTATGTTCCTCGGGCTCCTAGATCTGCAAGA AGGGGCCTGCAGAACAAGAAAGTTGAAGACAGTCAAATATGTGCTTTTGAATTACTCGCTTCTTTAGCTGGTAAACTGCTACAGGAGAGTGAAAGTTCTTCTGCTTCTAGCAATGCATCGGAAACAAATGATCAGCGTGCAATTGGCGATGATGTTGTtaaaatggaagaagatgaaaatAGATTGCTAAAAACAGAGTGCCTTGATCAGGGAAGCTGTGAGGAAAGTGTTTTTGCTCCTGCAATTGCATCTTCAGATGGCGATCGGAAGTGCATTCTAAAGAAATCTCCACAAGCTGAGAGTGATTCCATTCTTGAGCACTCCTCAGCAATTACAAACTCTGATTCCTCGGAGAAAGTTAGTAGCGATGTGAAGTCTACAATTTCCAAAAGCAAGACTTCTGGTGGCAGTTTTAATTGTAAAGTAGAGGGTGTTTCTCCTATTTCTGGGGAATATAGAGATGGTTGTATGGAGAATGGATTCAACAAGCAGTTAGGGGTTGATGGTACGGGGACTGGAGGTTTGTCTAACGATAAGACGTCCAGTTTAAAGGACTCCATTGACTTATGTATGAAATTCCCTGCATCGATCAATTCAGACAGTAATGTCAAATTGCCATCGTGCAGGGACCCAGTTTCTAACGCCTCTATTTTAAGGCTTAGAAACGATAGTAAATTAGGTATTAGAGATGATGACGAAAACTTATCTAGGTGTAATAAACCTGGCACAAAGCCAAGGACATTTAGGCATCCGTCCCGAATCGGGGAACGGCGATTAAGGAAATTATTGACATCTAAATATTGGAAAGTAGCACCAAAATTGAAGGACTGTGACCTTTCTAAAGTTG CTTATTTAGAAGGTGGAGTGAAGCCTTTTTACCGAAAAAGGAAAATTTGTTACGGTCGTGAAAGATACCAACATGACAATCTTTATAAAAGGAGAAAATTCTCTGACCATAGCTTAGCTGTGACATCTGATGGAGGGTTTAGCAGTGAGAGTGTTTGCAACTCACCTCTAAAAGGAATGAATGTAGACAAAAATGTCTCAG AAAATGCGGCATCCTCTTCAATGATTGGTCGTCAGCCTTCTTCTCATTCCAAGGATTCTCATG TGAAGTTCAGCATAAAGTCCTTCAGGATACCTGAACTTTTCATTGAGGTTCCTGAAAACGCAACCGTTGGTTCGTTGAAG AGGACAGTTATGGATACTGTAACAGCCATACTTGGAGGTGGATTACGTGTCGGCGTTCTTCTTCATGGGAAGAAAGTTAGGGATGACAACAGAACCTTATCACAGACCGGTATCACTTCCGAAGAGAATCTTGACACACTGGGTTTCACATTGGAACCCTGTAGTGTCCAACCCCCTCCACCTGTTTGCACTGAAGATCCTCCGCTTCCATTATCATGTGACACGTCTCAACTTCTGTTGAG GTCTGCAGCTGCTCCTGTTTTAAACTCAGGAATTTCTGAGGCCTTACCTGATCCTCCTACACTGACTACCTCAGTCAATACTGTCGATAGCAATAACGAACTACTTCCCTCACCTACTGACAAATTAACCGACAAAACATTCTCAGATTCCAGAGCTCTAGTTGCAGTTCCACCAGTGAGCGTTGAGGCACTCGCTGTGGTTCCTGTAAACCAGAAAGCTAGGCGATCTGAACTTGTACAGCGTCGAACCAGGAGACCATTTTCTGTGACAGAAGTAGAAGCACTAGTCGAGGCAGTTGAAGAACTCGGAACTGGAAG ATGGCGTGATGTCAAGTTGCGATCTTTCGAAAATGCAGACCATCGAACATATGTCGACTTGAAG GATAAATGGAAGACGCTGGTGCACACGGCTAAGATAGCACCGCAGCAGCGAAGGGGCGAGCCAGTGCCGCAGGAGCTGTTGGACAGAGTCCTGGCGGCTCACGCGTACTGGTCGCAACACCAAGCAAAGCAACACAGCAAGAATCAGGCAGCTGTTATGAAGATAACAGAGGTCCATGGTTGTGTTGGTAGAAGTGGGGTTGAAGGAAGGTATTCATCTGATATGATGTAA